The window TTGGTGCTCTCATCAGCCACCCCCTTTTTGTTGATTCCAGTTTTTTGTTGCTATGCAGCTTCTATTGCTTTCGTTTTGGGTTCCGGAGCTGCTTTTACAAGCGGCTTGCCGAGCGGCAGTTTTACTCCCAGGTCTGCAAGGACCACGTGCATCATCATGTACCAGGCGCTGCAAGCACAAACGATCAGAACGACAGCCCCCACCTTTTTGAATGCTGACGAGCCGCTGCCAAGGAAGAAGATGTCTAAGAAGATGAATCCCAAGAGCAGCGTAAAGAAAGTGAACGCGTGAGCCCTGCTTATCATCAATGACCCGATGAAGTACATGAAGGTCAGTACGCTGAAGACCACCATGAAGTAGCCGACATCCTTAGCGGTGATGCCGAGCCACCCGTTCAACAAGCAAATGAGGATTCCCGCCAGGGCCATCCAGAATGCTCCGTAGGTTGCGAACACTGCATAGCCGAAGTTGTTGCCCGTGCGGAATTCCTGTAGCCCGGCAATAAGCTGTGCCAGACCGCCGAAGAAAATGGCACAACATACTACGATTCCATCACCACACCATCCCAGGTTAGCGAATTGCAGCAGTAGCGTTGCGCCACCAAACCCTGCCAGTCCCACAGCCGCAGGGTTACCTATTTTCGTTCCTTCAGACACCGAATTACACTCCTTTGAATACCATATTTTGCCATT is drawn from Dehalococcoidia bacterium and contains these coding sequences:
- a CDS encoding acetate uptake transporter, which encodes MSEGTKIGNPAAVGLAGFGGATLLLQFANLGWCGDGIVVCCAIFFGGLAQLIAGLQEFRTGNNFGYAVFATYGAFWMALAGILICLLNGWLGITAKDVGYFMVVFSVLTFMYFIGSLMISRAHAFTFFTLLLGFIFLDIFFLGSGSSAFKKVGAVVLIVCACSAWYMMMHVVLADLGVKLPLGKPLVKAAPEPKTKAIEAA